A window from Eretmochelys imbricata isolate rEreImb1 chromosome 23, rEreImb1.hap1, whole genome shotgun sequence encodes these proteins:
- the LOC144279052 gene encoding suppressor of cytokine signaling 3-like: protein MVPLCWPCVRCCPDPPAAMSRPPAPRPPGPSYRYRSFCGDFERVETALERLEASGFYWGSLSGAEAKRLLSPHPPGAFLVRDSSDPRHLFTLSLRTGAGITNLRIQQRGAAFHLETQPGAPGPPAFACVVQLVEHYLGRAGHPGAPCYLEARGSRPEPLALARPLRCKVASLQELCRRAVRASVRAGTGGPDLEGLPVPRALRNSLRC from the coding sequence ATGGTCCCGCTGTGTTGGCCCTGCGTGCGCTGCTGCCCGGACCCCCCGGCCGCCATGAGCCGGCCCCCCGCCCCGCGGCCCCCCGGCCCGTCCTACCGCTACCGGAGCTTCTGCGGGGACTTCGAGCGGGTGGAGACGGCGCTGGAGCGGCTGGAGGCCAGCGGCTTCTACTGGGGCAGCCTGTCGGGGGCGGAGGCCAAGCGGCTGCTGAGCCCCCACCCGCCGGGGGCTTTCCTGGTCCGCGACTCCTCCGACCCCCGGCACCTCTTCACCCTCAGCCTCCGCACCGGGGCCGGCATCACCAACCTGCGCATCCAGCAGCGGGGGGCCGCCTTCCACCTGGAGACCCAGCCGGGGGCCCCCGGCCCGCCCGCCTTCGCCTGCGTGGTGCAGCTGGTAGAGCACTACCTGGGGCGGGCCGGGCACCCGGGGGCCCCCTGCTACCTGGAGGCCCGGGGCAGCCGCCCCgagcccctggccctggcccgCCCGCTGCGCTGCAAGGTGGCCTCGCTGCAGGAGCTGTGCCGGCGGGCCGTGCGGGCCAGCGTCCGGGCAGGGACGGGGGGGCCCGATCTGGAGGGGCTGCCCGTGCCCCGGGCCCTGCGCAACTCCCTGCGCTGCTAG
- the RPS9 gene encoding small ribosomal subunit protein uS4 — protein sequence MPVARSWVCRKTYVTPRRPFEKSRLDQELKLIGEYGLRNKREVWRVKFTLAKIRKAARELLTLDEKDPKRLFEGNALLRRLVRIGVLDEGKMKLDYILGLKIEDFLERRLQTQVFKLGLAKSIHHARVLIRQRHIRVRKQVVNIPSFIVRLDSQKHIDFSLRSPYGGGRPGRVKRKNAKKGQGGAGGADEEEED from the exons ATGCCCGTTGCCAGGAGCTGGGTGTGCCGGAAGACCTATGTCACCCCCCGGCGCCCCTTTGAGAAATCCCGCCTCGACCAGGAGCTGAAGCTCATTG GTGAATACGGGCTGCGGAACAAGCGTGAGGTTTGGCGGGTGAAGTTCACCCTGGCCAAGATCCGCAAGGCGGCCCGTGAGCTGCTCACGCTGGATGAGAAGGACCCCAAGCGCCTCTTTGAAG gcaatgCCCTGCTGCGACGGCTGGTGCGCATCGGGGTGCTGGATGAGGGCAAGATGAAGCTGGATTATATCCTGGGCCTCAAGATTGAGGATTTCCTGGAGCGGCGCCTCCAGACCCAGGTCTTCAAGCTGGGGCTGGCCAAGTCCATCCACCATGCCCGGGTGCTGATCCGCCAGAGGCACATCCG tgTGCGGAAGCAGGTCGTGAACATCCCATCCTTCATCGTGCGCCTGGACTCGCAGAAGCACATCGACTTCTCGCTGCGCTCGCCCTATGGGGGCGGCCGGCCTGGCCGTGTCAAGAGGAAGAACGCCAAGAAGGGGCAGGGTGGCGCCGGTGGGgcggatgaggaagaggaggattaa
- the LMTK3 gene encoding LOW QUALITY PROTEIN: serine/threonine-protein kinase LMTK3 (The sequence of the model RefSeq protein was modified relative to this genomic sequence to represent the inferred CDS: deleted 4 bases in 4 codons): MLRQGPVVLLAASMSYFNPDRALAAPLENDGLSQGRFPLAPPYAVVLISCSGLLAFIFLLLTCLCCKRGDVGFKEFENPDGEEYSGEYTPPAEETSSSQSIPDVYILPLSEVSLPAPSQQMPKTDLVKHLGLSRQHLSYLQEIGNGWFGKVILGEIFSDFTPAQVVVKELRVSAGPLEQRKFLSEAQPYRSLQHPNILQCLGLCTETIPFLLIMEFCQLGDLKRYLRAQRQAEGLTPDLLTRDLGTLQRMAYELTLGLLHLHKNNYIHSDLALRNCLLTSDLTVRVGDYGLSHNNYKEDYYITPDRLWIPLRWAAPELLDEVHGTLVVVDQSKESNVWSLGVTMWELFEFGSQPYRHLSDEEVLAFVIKEQQMKLAKPRLKLPYSDYWYEVMQSCWLPAPQRPTLEELHLQLTYLLTERCHAQAEESFEWRWNALKPKRSPAASPASRRRSEEISAYPLLDGFQGADLDDVLTVTESSRGLNFEYMWEKARLGRWKAGAAPSSNGGLAVPGANPFYEAPARQSLETPSVVPVISARSPSVSSEYYIRLEEHGDGEGPEGTVCTPSPVYERQYGVPGSPPEPLFPSDWDPIEAGRGSPPPPARRHLLPEGPSSWAPGATNPFISASREPVRRGANPFRAEIQETSLTEPAPGGVFLGESLLHVYRELEEQQHGWDCEGLEERGAGETLAGDPSEFRPSPPWDREPSLMEEQSSAGSTDGEDASSGGGGRRNPLLCPLCSRGGRCRCAPGRGEVVSGWSNHAPIPRPHRDSYGTEDDSSLKVERGSLADCPILLGEGPPGAGEGGAGPLAPPPPSAFYDPLMGAAVVSYELQDYPKRGAAGRPPGSPFPGLTAACCSTIVPVEIPPLATLAESTDEETIAIVPEAADGFADGPQIGLALAGRPKGPLDSGDSLDLPSNASSSEGCSPASRFSSPGQKFPDSGYETESTFSPELLVREAEARTEEEEDGELPGQGDAPQLPPTPLSESTSDLTLSEATPGMEEEVDVGRGLACFSDGEAEGGQGEEEVPAAGQGGGQLAKTEAGFVVQVCKEQLLVSLRENITRNLLCSYRDPRTPASGAPAAKEEAVIRLWALEPEGAQRTQDEEEGGSGEAAGGPPQEEEQGAESEEGQLDGQGVPELSGEAPVPSPEGADPASEQPQPHSDFSTAGSPGSEDIKAKVSRLSLALPPLSLQPFAGPGGRKGCGGLAPEEEGAGRGAPGPGEEEEDEEAPGAGGVPIVVSDSDDGRNLRGLLKSPRSAEEAAELDRKRKMVSFYDDVTVYLFDQETPTNELSSQSGPEGEGGTTQGPTGQPALEAFPPADGFSGSFEWDDDFPLMAQNPSFVSMVTDPSSGALPTPPPVLLPAKGAEPSLMDALRFSRFTVSPALEPHLAPREAELAPTANPIEN, translated from the exons ATGCTAAGACAGGGGCCTGTCGTCCTGCTGGCCGCCTCTATGTCGTATTTCAACCCGGACAGAGCCTTGGCAGCGCCGCTGGAGAACG ATGGTCTGTCCCAAGGCCGGTTCCCTCTTGCACCCCCATATGCCGTGGTCTTGATCTCCTGTTCGGGTCTCCTGGCCTTCATCTTTCTCCTGCTCACCTGTCTGTGCTGCAAACGGGGCGATGTTGGCTTCAAG GAGTTCGAGAACCCGGATGGGGAGGAGTATTCAGGGGAGTACACGCCACCCGCCGAGGAGACCTCATCGTCCCAGTCCATCCCAGACGTCTACATCCTGCCGCTCTCTGAGGTCTCGCTCccggctcccagccagcagatgCCCAAGACAG ACCTAGTGAAGCATCTGGGCTTGAGCCGGCAGCACCTCAGCTACCTGCAGGAGATCGGGAACGGCTGGTTTGGGAAG GTGATCCTGGGGGAGATCTTCTCTGACTTCACCCCAGCCCAGGTGGTGGTGAAGGAGCTCCGGGTCAGCGCCGGACCCCTGGAGCAGAGGAAGTTCCTGTCGGAGGCTCAGCCCTATCG AAGCCTTCAGCACCCGAACATCCTGCAGTGTCTGGGGCTGTGCACGGAGACCATCCCCTTCCTGCTCATCATGGAGTTCTGCCAGCTG GGCGACTTGAAGCGCTACCTGCGAGCCCAGCGCCAGGCCGAGGGGCTGACCCCCGACCTGCTGACCCGCGACCTCGGCACCCTGCAGCGCATGGCCTATGAGCTCACCTTGGGGCTGCTGCACCTGCACAAGAACAATTACATCCACAG CGACCTGGCCCTGCGGAACTGCCTGCTGACCTCCGACCTCACCGTCCGGGTCGGCGACTATGGCCTCTCGCACAACAACTACAAG GAGGATTATTACATCACCCCCGACCGGCTGTGGATCCCGCTGCGCTGGGCGGCGCCGGAGCTGCTGGACGAAGTTCACGGGACGCTCGTGGTGGTGGATCAGAGCAAGGAGAGCAACGTCTG GTCCCTGGGGGTGACGATGTGGGAGCTGTTTGAATTCGGCAGCCAGCCCTACCGGCACCTGTCGGACGAGGAGGTTCTCGCCTTCGTCATCAAAGAGCAGCAGATGAAGCTGGCCAAGCCACGCCTGAAGCTGCCCTACTCCGACTACTG GTACGAGGTGATGCAGTCCTGCTGGCTGCCGGCGCCACAGCGTCCCACGCTGGAGGAGCTGCACCTGCAGCTGACCTACCTGCTGACGGAGCGCTGCCATGCGCAGGCGGAGGAGAGTTTCGAGTGGCGCTGGAATGCCCTGAAGCCCAAGCGCTCGCCGGCCGCCTCCCCCGCAAGCCGGCGCCGCTCGGAGGAGATCTCGGCCTACCCGCTGCTGGATGGCTTCCAGGGGGCCGACCTGGACGATGTCCTGACGGTCACCGAGAGCAGCCGGGGGCTGAACTTCGAGTACATGTGGGAGAAGGCCCGGCTGGGGCGCTGGAAGGCCGGGGCTGCCCCCTCCAGCAACGGCGGCCTGGCCGTGCCCGGCGCCAACCCCTTCTACGAGGCGCCCGCGCGGCAGAGCCTGGAGACGCCCAGCGTGGTCCCGGTGATTAGCGCCCGCAGCCCCTCGGTCAGCAGCGAGTACTACATCCGGCTGGAGGAGCACGGGGACGGGGAAGGGCCCGAGGGCActgtctgcacccccagccccgtcTACGAGCGCCAGTACGGGGTGCCCGGCTCCCCGCCAGAGCCCCTCTTCCCTTCCGACTGGGACCCCATTGAAGCAGGCCGGGGCAGCCCCCCGCCACCAGCCCGCCGCCACCTCCTGCCAGAGGGGCCGTCCAGCTGGGCCCCCGGTGCCACCAACCCCTTCATCTCGGCGTCCCGGGAGCCGGTGCGGCGTGGCGCCAACCCCTTCCGGGCCGAGATCCAGGAGACCTCGCTGACGGAGCCGGCGCCGGGGGGCGTCTTCCTGGGGGAGTCGCTCCTGCACGTGTACCGGgagctggaagagcagcagcacGGCTGGGACTgcgaggggctggaggagcggggggcCGGGGAGACGCTGGCGGGGGACCCCTCGGAGTTCCGCCCCTCGCCCCCCTGGGACCGGGAGCCCTCGCTGATGGAGGAGCAGAGCTCCGCCGGCAGCACGGACGGGGAGGACGCCagcagc ggggggggcgggcgccgcaaccccctgctctgcccgctCTGCAGCCGGGGCGGGCGGTGCCGCTGCGCCCCGGGCCGGGGGGAGGTCGTGAGCGGCTGGAGCAACCACGCCCCCATCCCCCGGCCCCACCGCGACAGCTACGGCACCGAGGACGACTCCTCCCTCAAGGTGGAGCGGGGCTCCCTGGCCGACTGCCCCatcctgctgggggaggggccccccgGGGCCGGAgagggcggggccgggccgctcgccccgcccccgccctcggCGTTCTACGACCCGCTGATGGGCGCGGCCGTGGTGAGCTACGAACTCCAGGACTACCCCAAGCGGGGGGCGGCCGGGCGGCCGCCGGGCTCGCCCTTCCCCGGCCTGACGGCCGCCTGCTGCAGCACCATCGTGCCGGTGGAGATCCCGCCCCTGGCCACGCTGGCGGAGAGCACCGACGAGGAGACCATCGCCATCGTGCCCGAGGCTGCGGACGGCTTCGCGGACGGCCCCCAGATCGGCCTGGCCCTGGCGGGCCGGCCGAAGGGCCCGCTGGACTCCGGGGACTCGCTGGACCTCCCCTCCAACGCCAGCTCCTCCGAGGGCTGCAGCCCGGCCTCCCGCTTCTCCTCGCCGGGCCAGAAGTTCCCCGACAGCGGCTACGAGACGGAGAGCACCTTCTCCCCGGAGCTCCTCGTCCGGGAGGCCGAGGCGCGGACCGAGGAGGAAGAGGACGGGGAGCTGCCCGGCCAAGGGGAcgccccccagctgccccccacgCCCCTCTCGGAGTCCACCAGCGACCTGACACTGTCGGAGGCGACGccggggatggaggaggaggtggacgtggggcgggggctggcctGTTTTTCGGACGGCGAGGCAGAGGggggccagggggaggaggaggtgccggcagcggggcagggcggggggcagcTGGCCAAGACAGAGGCCGGCTTCGTGGTGCAGGTGTGCAAGGAGCAGCTGCTGGTGTCGCTGCGGGAGAACATCACCCGCAACCTGCTCTGCAGCTACCGGGACCCAAGGACCCCGGCGTCCGGGGCCCCAGCTGCCAAGGAGGAGGCCGTGATCCGGCTCTGGGCCCTGGAGCCCGAGGGGGCCCAGCGCACCCAAGACGAGGAGGAAGGGGGCAGCGGAGAGGCGGCAGGCGGGCCACCCCAGGAAGAGGAGCAAGGGGCGGAGAGCGAGGAAGGGCAGCTGGACGGCCAGGGGGTGCCGGAGCTGAGCGGGGaggcccctgtccccagccccgAGGGGGCCGACCCGGCGTCTGAGCAGCCGCAGCCCCACTCGGACTTCAGCACGGCGGGGAGCCCAGGCAGCGAGGACATCAAAG CCAAGGTCTCGCGCCTGTCTCTGGCGCTGCCCCCGCTGAGCCTGCAGCCCTTCGCCGGCCCGGGGGGGCGGaagggctgc ggggggctggcgccggaggaggagggggccgggcggggggcgccggggccgggcgaggaggaggaggacgaggaggCGCCGGGCGCCGGGGGCGTCCCCATCGTGGTCAGCGACTCGGACGAC GGGCGCAACCTGCGCGGGCTGCTCAAGTCCCCGCGCTCGGCCGAGGAG GCTGCCGAGCTGGACCGGAAACGCAAGATGGTGTCCTTCTACGACGACGTCACCGTCTACCTCTTCGACCAG GAGACACCCACCAACGAGCTGAGCTCACAGAGCGGCCCGGAGGGTGAGGGCGGCACCACCCAGGGCCCCACGGGGCAGCCTGCCCTCGAGGCCTTCCCGCCCGCCGACGGATTCA gtggCAGCTTTGAATGGGACGACGATTTCCCGCTGATGGCCCAGAACCCATCTTTCGTCTCCATGGTGACGGACCCCAGCTCGGGGGCTCTCCCGACGCCGCCCCCCGTGCTGCTCCCAGCCAAgggggcagagcccagcctgatGGATGCCCTGCGCTTCTCCCGCTTCACCGTCTCCCCCGCCCTCGAGCCCCACCTGGCCCCCCGCGAGGCCGAGCTGGCGCCCACAGCCA aCCCCATTGAGAACTGA